The Acidobacteriota bacterium genome has a segment encoding these proteins:
- a CDS encoding transcriptional regulator, producing the protein MTAVPSVRIDARKYSRLLAKAQPRAITSEEENERMLALVDQLMSKGEENLTPEESALLDLLVALIEKFETEHYRLERSSKATPLSILRELMAARDLKPSDLWEVFGSKGLTSEVLNGKRAISKSKAKALAEFFHVSVELFI; encoded by the coding sequence ATGACTGCGGTACCTAGCGTGCGGATCGATGCCAGGAAGTATTCTCGTTTGCTCGCCAAGGCCCAGCCTCGCGCAATCACGAGCGAAGAAGAGAATGAACGTATGCTCGCCCTGGTCGATCAACTGATGTCGAAGGGCGAAGAGAACCTGACTCCAGAAGAGAGCGCTTTGCTCGACTTGCTTGTCGCGTTGATCGAGAAGTTTGAGACCGAGCACTATCGTCTCGAAAGGAGCTCAAAGGCGACGCCTCTCAGCATCCTGCGGGAACTGATGGCCGCTCGCGACTTGAAACCAAGCGACCTTTGGGAGGTGTTCGGCTCGAAGGGTCTGACCTCCGAGGTGCTCAATGGCAAGCGCGCGATCAGCAAGAGCAAAGCGAAGGCGCTTGCGGAGTTCTTTCACGTCTCCGTGGAGCTGTTCATCTGA
- a CDS encoding SRPBCC domain-containing protein has translation MQVNLKAEHALTEVKAATGKSWEEWFSALDKRGGIAQGRRDIGTFLYAECKLDPWWCATINVQYEAARGVAEKDGRPKGYMICVTKTIAAAVDKAYEAWATSEGLNQWFSKKNKAEVADGGRYSNDDGETGLFKRVRKNKGLRFTWENPSHTSPTIVDVVFQDKGKGETGVMITHDRIQKREEADGLREGWGQALDRLKTWLEA, from the coding sequence ATGCAAGTTAATCTCAAAGCAGAACACGCACTGACCGAAGTCAAGGCGGCTACCGGCAAGAGCTGGGAGGAATGGTTTTCAGCTCTCGACAAGCGCGGAGGCATCGCGCAGGGCCGGCGAGACATCGGCACCTTCCTCTACGCCGAGTGCAAGCTTGATCCATGGTGGTGCGCGACCATCAACGTTCAATACGAAGCCGCGCGCGGCGTGGCCGAAAAGGACGGCCGGCCGAAGGGCTACATGATTTGCGTCACGAAGACGATCGCCGCGGCGGTCGATAAGGCTTATGAGGCGTGGGCTACGTCTGAAGGTTTGAATCAATGGTTCTCGAAGAAGAACAAGGCTGAAGTCGCCGACGGCGGGCGCTACTCGAACGACGACGGCGAAACGGGCCTCTTCAAGCGAGTCCGCAAGAACAAGGGCCTCAGATTCACGTGGGAGAATCCCTCGCATACCTCGCCAACGATCGTGGACGTGGTCTTTCAAGACAAGGGAAAAGGGGAAACCGGGGTGATGATAACCCACGATCGAATCCAGAAGCGCGAAGAAGCCGACGGGCTGAGAGAAGGATGGGGGCAGGCGCTCGACCGCTTGAAGACGTGGCTGGAGGCGTGA
- the ligA gene encoding NAD-dependent DNA ligase LigA: protein MTTQIDIDRIAARVADLRQKLEYHNYLYHVKDTPEISDAEYDRMFRELLELEKEHPELASPDSPTQRVGGEPLERFTKVEHHAPMLSLANAFSEEELRAFNRRVCGLLEREEAAYVTELKIDGVAIALTYKNGRFVRGATRGNGVVGEEVTANLKTVKQIPLRLKAGGERIPEMEVRGEVYLPLSTFNALNEERADQGLAQFANPRNAAAGAIRQLDPRVSKSRPLSFFGYAIGYIENGEIKSQKEILETLEEWGFPVNTNYRWHESIEGVLEFCRGWEPKRESLDYEIDGVVVKVDDLEDQRVLGTVSRDPRWAIAYKFPGQVATTRLKEIGVNVGRTGSMNPYAVLEPVRLGGVTIKLATLHNEDDVRRKDIRVGDMVVVKRAGDVIPQVVGPVLEQRTGKEKIFRYPDKCPSCGQRVVHEEGEAMAYCVNRECPAQIFEGLNHFVSRGAMDIRGLGPSTIWKLLELGFIGNAADLYSLTEEQLGQLPGFKEKSIRNLQSAIEESKKRPFENVLFALGIRHIGEGVAALLTRAFHDLDGLLNASEEEIAGIMGIGPRIAHSVFEYFQDPQNRKLVERLRQAGLKMEKEERAVKRGPLVGKTFIITGKLETMPRSAAEKWIEERGGMVLPSVSKKLDYLVLGADPGSKLARAQKLGVHTITEKQLFEMVSE, encoded by the coding sequence ATGACTACTCAAATCGACATAGACCGCATTGCCGCTCGCGTCGCCGACCTTCGGCAAAAGCTCGAATACCACAACTATCTCTACCACGTTAAGGACACCCCTGAAATTTCGGACGCCGAATACGACCGGATGTTCCGCGAGCTGCTCGAGCTCGAGAAGGAGCATCCTGAACTTGCGTCTCCCGACTCTCCGACCCAGCGAGTCGGCGGCGAGCCGCTCGAGCGGTTCACCAAAGTCGAACACCACGCGCCGATGCTGTCGCTCGCCAACGCCTTCAGCGAAGAAGAGCTGCGCGCATTCAACCGGCGCGTGTGCGGTTTGCTGGAACGCGAAGAAGCGGCCTACGTCACCGAGTTGAAGATTGATGGAGTGGCGATCGCGCTCACCTATAAGAACGGCCGTTTTGTCAGAGGCGCGACTCGCGGCAACGGCGTTGTCGGCGAAGAAGTGACCGCCAATCTGAAAACGGTCAAACAGATCCCGCTCAGACTCAAGGCCGGCGGCGAACGCATTCCGGAAATGGAGGTGCGCGGCGAAGTCTATTTGCCGCTGTCGACTTTCAACGCGCTCAACGAAGAGCGGGCCGACCAGGGGCTGGCGCAGTTCGCCAATCCTCGCAACGCGGCTGCGGGTGCAATCCGCCAGCTCGATCCCAGGGTCTCGAAATCTCGCCCGCTTTCATTTTTTGGCTACGCGATCGGGTACATCGAGAACGGCGAGATCAAGTCACAGAAAGAGATTCTGGAGACGCTTGAGGAGTGGGGCTTCCCTGTTAACACGAACTATCGCTGGCACGAATCGATCGAGGGCGTGCTCGAGTTTTGCCGCGGTTGGGAACCAAAGCGCGAATCGCTCGACTATGAAATAGACGGCGTCGTGGTCAAGGTTGACGACCTCGAGGATCAAAGAGTTCTGGGCACTGTCAGCCGCGACCCGCGATGGGCGATAGCTTACAAGTTTCCCGGACAAGTCGCGACTACCAGACTCAAAGAGATCGGAGTCAATGTCGGCCGTACCGGGTCGATGAATCCTTACGCCGTGCTCGAGCCGGTTCGTCTCGGCGGAGTCACGATCAAGCTCGCGACTCTGCACAATGAAGACGACGTTCGGCGTAAAGATATTCGCGTCGGCGACATGGTTGTAGTCAAACGCGCGGGTGACGTAATACCTCAAGTGGTCGGTCCGGTGCTGGAACAACGCACCGGCAAAGAAAAGATCTTCCGGTACCCGGACAAGTGCCCGTCCTGTGGGCAGCGGGTCGTCCACGAAGAGGGCGAAGCGATGGCCTATTGCGTCAATCGCGAATGTCCCGCTCAGATCTTCGAAGGCTTGAACCACTTCGTAAGCCGCGGCGCGATGGACATTCGCGGGCTCGGTCCGTCGACCATATGGAAGCTGCTCGAACTCGGCTTCATTGGTAACGCGGCCGATCTTTATTCGCTGACCGAAGAGCAACTGGGGCAGCTACCGGGCTTCAAAGAGAAGTCAATTCGGAATCTGCAATCGGCCATCGAAGAGAGCAAGAAGCGCCCGTTCGAAAATGTTTTGTTCGCGCTGGGGATCCGGCACATTGGCGAAGGGGTGGCCGCTCTGCTCACCAGGGCGTTTCACGATCTCGACGGCTTGCTGAACGCAAGCGAAGAAGAGATAGCAGGTATAATGGGCATCGGGCCGCGAATCGCGCACAGCGTCTTTGAGTACTTTCAAGACCCGCAGAATCGGAAGCTGGTTGAGAGGCTTCGCCAAGCCGGGCTTAAGATGGAAAAAGAAGAACGCGCCGTCAAGCGCGGGCCTCTGGTAGGGAAGACCTTCATCATCACCGGCAAGCTTGAAACAATGCCGCGAAGCGCGGCGGAGAAATGGATCGAAGAGCGCGGCGGCATGGTGCTGCCATCGGTTTCAAAGAAGCTGGACTACCTGGTGCTGGGCGCCGATCCGGGATCAAAGCTGGCTAGGGCGCAGAAACTTGGAGTGCACACAATCACGGAGAAACAATTGTTCGAGATGGTAAGCGAATAA
- the bcp gene encoding thioredoxin-dependent thiol peroxidase: MLSVGEKAPPFTVNDADGNKVKLSDFKGKKVVLYFYPKDLTPGCTIEACAFRDDIGALKKLGAVVLGVSADDEKLHQKFRAKHDLNFPLLADVNHELSEKYGAWQEKSMYGRKYWGIARITYIIDENGKIAKVWPKVKADGHSQEVIEAIKSLG, encoded by the coding sequence ATGCTTTCAGTTGGAGAAAAAGCTCCGCCCTTCACGGTGAATGACGCTGATGGAAACAAGGTCAAGCTCTCGGACTTCAAAGGCAAGAAGGTTGTTCTTTACTTTTACCCGAAGGACCTGACGCCCGGTTGCACGATTGAAGCTTGCGCGTTTCGAGACGATATCGGCGCGTTGAAGAAACTCGGCGCAGTGGTGCTCGGCGTCTCCGCCGACGATGAAAAATTGCATCAGAAGTTTCGCGCGAAACACGACCTGAACTTCCCACTGCTCGCCGATGTGAACCACGAGCTGTCGGAAAAGTACGGCGCGTGGCAAGAGAAAAGCATGTACGGCAGGAAGTATTGGGGGATCGCGCGGATCACTTACATCATCGACGAGAACGGGAAGATCGCTAAGGTGTGGCCCAAGGTCAAAGCCGACGGCCACAGCCAGGAAGTTATCGAGGCGATCAAATCACTCGGGTGA
- a CDS encoding PA0069 family radical SAM protein has translation MQSESKPNSSRGRGTPENPPNRFERLAYLPIIDSPDDEERAVKTQYLKDASRSLITFNDSPDVGFEASINPYRGCEHGCIYCYARPYHEYLGFSAGLDFETKILVKEDAPELLRAELASPKWQPKVVAISGVTDAYQPIERKLQLTRRCLEVLAEFRNPVVIVTKNQLVTRDIDLLKELASFNAAAVCVSVTTLDAELARVMEPRTSTPANRLDAIQTLAEAGVPVRVLVAPIIPGLTDHEIPSIIQAAAKAGASHAGYVVVRLPHGVGELFEKWLEEHFPDRKKKVLNRIREMRGGKLNDPSFGSRMRGEGVFAEQIRSMFKLACRKAGIEGGGPELSTAAFRRPSGPQLSLFETQRD, from the coding sequence GTGCAATCAGAATCAAAGCCCAACTCATCGCGTGGCCGCGGGACGCCTGAGAATCCGCCCAATCGGTTCGAGCGGCTCGCGTATCTTCCAATCATCGACTCGCCTGATGATGAAGAACGCGCGGTAAAGACTCAATACTTGAAAGATGCGTCGCGGTCGCTGATCACCTTCAACGACAGCCCGGATGTCGGCTTCGAAGCGAGCATCAACCCGTATCGTGGCTGCGAGCACGGCTGCATCTACTGCTATGCTCGCCCCTATCACGAGTACCTCGGCTTTTCCGCCGGGCTCGACTTCGAAACAAAGATACTCGTCAAAGAAGACGCGCCCGAGTTGCTTCGCGCGGAGCTTGCTTCGCCCAAGTGGCAGCCGAAAGTCGTCGCCATCAGCGGGGTGACCGATGCCTATCAACCGATCGAGCGGAAGCTACAGCTCACGCGGCGATGTCTGGAAGTGCTGGCCGAGTTTCGCAATCCGGTCGTCATCGTGACCAAGAACCAACTGGTCACCCGCGACATCGATCTTTTGAAAGAGCTCGCGAGTTTCAACGCGGCGGCCGTTTGCGTGTCTGTCACCACGCTCGACGCTGAGCTAGCGCGAGTGATGGAACCGCGAACGTCAACGCCAGCGAACAGGCTTGACGCAATTCAAACATTGGCGGAAGCTGGCGTCCCCGTTCGCGTGTTGGTGGCGCCGATCATTCCAGGCTTAACGGATCACGAAATTCCTTCGATCATTCAGGCCGCGGCGAAGGCCGGCGCCAGCCACGCGGGTTACGTGGTGGTGCGCTTGCCGCATGGTGTCGGCGAGCTGTTTGAGAAATGGTTAGAGGAACACTTTCCCGATCGGAAGAAGAAAGTGCTCAACCGGATTCGCGAGATGCGCGGCGGAAAGCTGAACGATCCGAGCTTCGGTTCACGGATGAGAGGCGAGGGCGTCTTCGCCGAACAGATCAGGTCGATGTTCAAGCTCGCGTGCCGCAAGGCCGGGATCGAGGGAGGCGGGCCGGAGCTTTCTACCGCGGCGTTCCGGCGGCCGAGCGGCCCACAGTTAAGTTTGTTTGAAACCCAAAGAGACTAA
- a CDS encoding type II toxin-antitoxin system VapC family toxin, with the protein MPKKPKAIVLDSWAVMAYLEDEPSGEKIADILADAHEEGTPLLMSVINVGEVWYIVAREVSQPDAERCLREIKELGIEIIDADWGITQIAASFKSRCKMSYADCFAAALAKDRKAHVVTGDPEFKQVEQEVQVLWV; encoded by the coding sequence ATGCCTAAGAAGCCTAAGGCGATTGTCCTGGACTCGTGGGCCGTAATGGCATACCTCGAAGACGAACCGTCGGGCGAGAAGATAGCCGACATCTTGGCCGATGCTCACGAGGAAGGCACCCCTCTGCTGATGTCCGTCATCAACGTCGGAGAAGTTTGGTATATCGTCGCGCGCGAGGTTTCTCAGCCTGATGCCGAACGCTGTTTGAGAGAGATAAAGGAGCTCGGGATCGAAATCATCGACGCCGACTGGGGCATCACGCAAATAGCTGCTTCTTTCAAGTCGAGATGCAAAATGTCATATGCCGACTGTTTCGCGGCTGCTCTGGCGAAGGACCGAAAAGCTCACGTGGTGACCGGCGATCCCGAGTTCAAACAGGTTGAGCAAGAAGTGCAGGTTTTGTGGGTTTGA
- a CDS encoding heme-binding beta-barrel domain-containing protein has product MLIPLMLVLLLSVISSTQGDNSPDVWKPLNFFAGSWEGTGKGQPGNSKIEREYQYVLNRKFLQARNKSVYPPQKANPKGEVHEDWGLFSYDRNRGQFVLRQFHVEGFVSHYASEREPSDGKTLRFVSESIENIGAGWRARETYRIVGENEFIETFELAAPGKEFEVYTESHFKRKK; this is encoded by the coding sequence GTGCTTATACCGCTTATGCTGGTTCTTTTGCTGTCGGTGATAAGCTCCACTCAGGGAGACAATTCGCCCGACGTCTGGAAGCCGCTCAACTTTTTTGCCGGTTCCTGGGAAGGAACCGGCAAGGGGCAGCCCGGCAACTCTAAGATCGAACGCGAGTATCAGTACGTGCTCAACAGAAAGTTTCTTCAGGCGCGGAACAAGTCGGTTTATCCGCCACAGAAGGCAAATCCAAAGGGCGAAGTGCACGAGGATTGGGGGCTGTTTAGCTACGATCGCAACAGAGGGCAGTTCGTGCTGCGGCAATTCCACGTCGAAGGGTTCGTTAGCCACTATGCTTCTGAACGCGAGCCTTCGGACGGAAAGACGTTGAGGTTTGTTTCCGAGAGCATCGAGAACATCGGTGCAGGGTGGAGAGCGAGGGAGACTTATCGAATCGTCGGCGAAAATGAATTCATCGAGACCTTTGAGCTGGCCGCGCCGGGGAAGGAGTTCGAGGTCTACACGGAGAGCCACTTCAAGAGAAAGAAGTAG
- a CDS encoding AbrB/MazE/SpoVT family DNA-binding domain-containing protein: METTATSKGQIVIPSSVRRKLGIKEGTRIHIQVDEEARQIILKPITREYIHGLRGRYRGKGLLKALMAEKKRERDL; the protein is encoded by the coding sequence ATGGAGACCACCGCGACTTCCAAGGGTCAGATTGTTATCCCGTCGTCAGTACGACGAAAGCTAGGCATCAAAGAAGGAACTCGTATCCACATACAGGTGGACGAGGAGGCAAGACAGATAATCCTTAAACCAATAACCCGTGAATACATTCACGGGCTGCGTGGGAGGTATCGTGGCAAAGGGCTACTTAAAGCATTGATGGCTGAGAAGAAGCGCGAGAGGGATCTCTGA
- a CDS encoding serine/threonine-protein kinase: protein MRWLSDNAVQRLREEADLPDLGSSKYLVVHKLGSGGMGTVYLAQDIDLGRKVAVKVMNVAEQTGALAARMTREARIVALLEHPSIVPIHDVGALDDGRVFYAMKLVQGARLDEFATGATSLSDLLRIFQKVCEAVAFAHTRGVIHRDLKPENIMVGPFGEVLVMDWGVAKVLSHPRAEVAAGSPERTELGVIEDADLVATLPLIDAGSPSDTSSGTVIGTPAYMAPEQALGKTELLDQRTDVYALGAVLYFLLTSRPPSEFARPADDRETHSRPLHPREINSKIPRAVEAICLKAMSEQRDARYASAEEIAGEVIRFLDGQPVSAYRENIFEKAGRWLSRNRFIVLLIVAYLIMRLIVFFWVGR from the coding sequence ATGAGATGGCTCTCTGACAACGCCGTCCAGCGCCTGCGCGAAGAAGCAGACTTGCCCGATCTTGGCAGCTCGAAGTACCTGGTCGTTCACAAACTGGGCTCGGGCGGGATGGGGACGGTCTATCTCGCGCAGGACATCGACCTCGGCCGTAAGGTCGCTGTGAAGGTCATGAACGTGGCCGAGCAGACGGGCGCGCTTGCCGCGCGAATGACGCGGGAAGCCAGGATAGTCGCGCTGCTCGAACACCCGAGCATCGTTCCAATACACGATGTTGGTGCGCTTGATGACGGCCGGGTCTTCTACGCGATGAAGCTTGTGCAGGGTGCGCGGCTCGATGAGTTCGCTACCGGCGCGACGTCCCTCTCCGATCTGCTGCGGATCTTTCAAAAGGTCTGCGAAGCCGTGGCATTCGCTCATACGCGGGGTGTGATTCATCGCGACCTGAAGCCCGAAAACATCATGGTTGGTCCGTTCGGCGAAGTGCTGGTCATGGACTGGGGCGTGGCGAAGGTGCTGAGCCACCCAAGAGCTGAAGTAGCTGCCGGCTCGCCAGAGAGGACCGAGCTCGGAGTCATCGAAGATGCCGACCTTGTGGCGACGCTTCCACTTATTGACGCCGGCTCGCCCTCCGACACGAGCAGTGGAACCGTGATCGGCACGCCGGCTTACATGGCGCCCGAGCAAGCGCTCGGCAAAACTGAACTCCTCGACCAACGCACTGACGTTTACGCGCTTGGCGCGGTTCTTTACTTTCTGCTCACAAGCCGCCCGCCGTCCGAGTTCGCCCGGCCAGCGGATGACCGGGAAACCCATTCTCGCCCGCTTCATCCACGGGAGATCAACTCAAAGATTCCGCGCGCGGTCGAGGCCATCTGTTTGAAAGCGATGTCCGAGCAGCGTGACGCCCGGTATGCGAGCGCCGAAGAAATCGCCGGTGAGGTGATAAGGTTTTTGGACGGCCAGCCCGTCTCAGCTTATCGGGAGAACATCTTCGAGAAGGCCGGTCGATGGCTGAGCAGGAATCGCTTCATCGTTCTGCTGATCGTCGCCTACCTGATAATGCGGCTGATTGTATTTTTCTGGGTGGGGCGTTAA